A single region of the Salvia miltiorrhiza cultivar Shanhuang (shh) chromosome 8, IMPLAD_Smil_shh, whole genome shotgun sequence genome encodes:
- the LOC131000618 gene encoding methyl-CpG-binding domain-containing protein 4-like — protein sequence MEKKSQQSKRQSTNGITLVDIWSVQCGECFKWRLIPTEEEFEEIRSKFTKDPFVCSKKPGVSCDDPADIERDDTRTWVIHKPGIPKTPSGFKRRLVMRKDFSKMDCYYDAANGKRLRASTDVLKFLDKFPKFKNDVSLADFSFTGPKIM from the exons ATGGAGAAGAAGAGCCAACAATCTAAAAGG CAATCAACAAACGGTATCACTTTGGTTGACATATGGAGTGTGCAGTGCGGGGAATGTTTCAAGTGGAGGCTGATTCCTACTGAGGAAGAGTTTGAAGAAATCAGAAGCAAATTCACAAAAGACCCTTTTGTTTGCAGCAAGAAACCTGGCGTTTCCTGCGATGATCCAGCTGATATAGAGCGCGATGACACCCGGACTTGGGTCATTCACAAGCCCGGCATTCCAAAAACTCCTTCGGGATTCAAGAGGAGGTTGGTAATGCGGAAGGATTTCTCCAAAATGGACTGCTATTATGACGCCGCCAACGGCAAGAGATTGAGGGCCTCAACTGATGTTCTCAAGTTCTTGGATAAGTTTCCCAAGTTCAAAAATGATGTTTCACTCGCTGATTTCAGTTTCACAGGGCCAAAGATTATGTAG
- the LOC131000571 gene encoding uncharacterized protein LOC131000571, with the protein MLKVFNKKLRRLCSRLGWPRRRTRRSRPKIVVKKLGKSSSRAQPESAAGISSAVIYPSSELGGAKAIRFVSFNAALFSMAPAVTTAEESSGGEQEPRKGRERNDRPRSILKQSPLHPGSASDDLPSRQQKFARSRLRVSINLPDNEISLKRSGQLSFDKFEELSGESRRPGGGRGRAVAEVLRELNADVVALQDVKAEEEKNMRPLSDLAEALGMKYVFAESWAPEFGNAILSRWPIKRWKAHRIFDDTDFRNVLKATIDVPQVGEINVFCTLLDHLDESWRMKQMNAIIQSTSVPHILAGGLNSLDETDYSQERWSDIVKYYEEMGKPTPKVEVMKHLKSREYTDAKDYAGECESVVMIAKGQSVQGTCKYGTRVDYILSSADAPYMFVPGSYSVVSSKGTSDHHIVKVDVIKASNSSSSSTSEHKARLQQRRPTLKFTHSSSPSKAVWKMHS; encoded by the exons ATGCTCAAGGTATTCAACAAGAAGCTCCGCCGCCTCTGCTCCAGACTGGGGTGGCCCCGCCGCCGCACCCGCCGCTCCCGCCCCAAGATCGTCGTGAAGAAGCTCGGCAAATCGAGCTCCAGAGCTCAGCCGGAATCCGCCGCCGGAATATCGTCGGCCGTGATCTACCCCAGCTCCGAATTAGGCGGCGCGAAGGCGATAAGGTTCGTGTCATTTAATGCTGCCCTCTTCTCCATGGCACCAGCTGTCACCACAGCGGAGGAATCTTCGGGCGGAGAGCAGGAGCCAAGAAAAGGGCGGGAAAGGAACGATCGGCCGAGGAGCATTCTGAAGCAGTCTCCCCTGCATCCCGGCAGCGCCTCCGACGACCTGCCGTCGCGGCAGCAGAAATTCGCGAGGTCGAGATTGAGGGTTTCCATAAACCTGCCCGACAACGAGATATCGTTGAAGAGGAGCGGGCAGCTGAGCTTCGACAAGTTTGAGGAGCTGAGCGGAGAGAGCAGGCGGCCCGGCGGAGGTAGGGGTAGAGCGGTGGCGGAGGTTCTGCGGGAGCTGAATGCTGATGTGGTGGCGCTGCAGGATGTGAaggcggaggaggagaagaacATGAGACCGCTCTCCGATTTGGCTGAAGCTTTGGGAATGAAATATGTGTTTGCCGAGAGCTGGGCGCCCGAGTTCGGCAACGCCATTCTCTCTCGCTGGCCGATCAAGCGCTGGAAGGCGCACAGGATCTTTGATGACACCGATttcag GAATGTACTGAAAGCCACCATTGATGTCC CTCAAGTAGGCGAGATCAACGTGTTCTGCACGCTCCTCGACCACCTAGACGAGAGCTGGAGGATGAAGCAGATGAACGCCATCATCCAGTCGACCAGCGTGCCCCACATTCTAGCCGGAGGCCTAAACTCACTAGACGAAACAGATTACTCCCAAGAGAGATGGTCGGATATTGTGAAG TACTACGAAGAAATGGGGAAACCAACGCCCAAAGTGGAGGTGATGAAGCATCTAAAGAGTCGAGAATACACAGATGCTAAGGATTATGCAGGGGAGTGTGAGTCTGTTGTGATGATAGCCAAAGGGCAGA GTGTGCAAGGGACGTGCAAGTATGGGACGCGAGTAGACTACATATTATCATCAGCAGACGCGCCTTACATGTTCGTCCCAGGATCATACTCGGTGGTCTCATCAAAAGGGACTTCTGATCACCACATTGTGAAAGTTGATGTGATCAAAGcaagcaacagcagcagcagcagcacttCTGAGCACAAGGCGAGGCTGCAGCAGAGGAGGCCGACGCTCAAGTTTACACATTCTTCGTCTCCATCAAAGGCTGTATGGAAGATGCATTCATGA